The Salvia splendens isolate huo1 chromosome 20, SspV2, whole genome shotgun sequence nucleotide sequence TCGATTTGGTTGGAAACCGTCAGGGGATTGAaccaatttttagttttttttttctaaaggaagctaaatttaaatagttagacgtattaaaaaaattgatttggtatcaacttaaactttctctataagaatattaaaaatgaaaaagaaaatgttaTACTAGTATATCTTTAGCAAAGTATAGAATTTTCTAAAATATAAATTTCTTATTAAGCATTAGCAGAAACCTAAATTAGTtattaatgattaaaattataatttgtaaattttaataaaagggAATTTCAAATTCGTTACTAatatgattaaattttttattaaatgtagcATCCTATATTCAAATAATCGCCACTGTACAAGATAACATATCTATAGATAGCACTAACGAATTTTCAAAGTCACCACTAACATAATTAAAGGTGTAagattttcattttcttaaaaaaaataaacaaaggaTTAACCAAATAAAAGTATAGTTTATTAGAGTCCCAACCGAACCAACTTTTCACGATCACACTGGCGATCAAGATTCGAGATGGATCAACAGAAGTTTGACACTCAAACattataatcattttttaaaaatgacttGAACctagaaaagtaaaagaaaagtcTTATTAAAACAAATGAGATAGAATTTTTGTGAAATGCTTCATTCGTTCTCACTGAAGACCtacatttattttttgtttataccaatcaaaaaaaatatattcaaatcaTAAACTATAATTAAAGTcgaattagattttttttttcctttttaaaaacGAAGAGATAGAAATTCATTAATATGGATCacatcaattaaaattcaaatcCAGTACACAATTAATTTTAGATCTGTGTacacatttttaaataaaaattctcCCAACTTGTGATTATTAAATATCGCAATTCTTATATCCTCACGTGCATCATAAAAATGTTCACACACACAACCCCAAAATTGACACCACAAAATGTTTAAATACATAGACTAATCCACTGTGCAAATGCGACGCAATTTCCAGCTGCTTAATTTGGTCCCATAGCTGTTGACAATCTCCACAACCGTACAAACACACGAAATTTCCACACCCTTTCCTCCTCTTTTTAATTCTTACTAATCCCATATTTAAATACTGTAACCGATGTAGCAAGTCATAAtccccagccacaaactccgtGCTCAACCATAATTCCCCTGTTTTTTTCCCAAGTCAAGAATAGCTCCCATCCCATTCAAACCTTTGATCACTCTTCCCTATAAATAGGATTCAATTCACaaaattatttcatttgattcacaaaacaagaaaaaaaaatgtcacAAGTCCAATTCAATTTCGACTCATTGAACGAATTCCACGACTCAGTAAACGAGTTACTGAGTCTGCCGGACATGAAGCTGGCCGTGAGCGACCGGCGGCAGGAGAAGCTGGCCGACGACGTCTCGGAGGCGTCGCTGAAAATGGCGGACTCGTGCGCTGCCGCGAAGGACCTCATCCTCCTCGCGAAAGACCACCTGCAAAGCCTGCAGGCGGCCTTCCGCCGCATCGCCAGCGCCGCCGACCACGCCGCCGGCAGCATCGCCACCCACCGCCTCCCGCGGAAACATTTGAAGAAAGCGATACTGAAAAGGCTCGATTCCCTCAAGGGAATGGAGCGCGGTACCTTCTCCTCCTCAGCCTCGGCCGCGGCCGAGGAGGAAAAGGAGAATCAGCAGAGCCTGACTGCAGTAGTCAGGCTCTTGGCAGAAGTGagggcgacgacgacggcgatgGTGCGGTCGCTGATGACGCTGATAGCGATCCCGCATCCGGGTCGGAAGGCAGAGTCGGGTCGGAGGGACCCAATATTCCGGATCAAGCTGACCCGGGTGGACAGTTTAAGCGTGTGGGAGAAGGGTGACGTGTCGGATGTCCGTACGATGATGAAGAGGCtggaggaggtggaggtggtggtggatgACATGGCGGCTGAGCTGGACGACATGTTTAGAAGGCTGATTAGGACGAGAGCATCGCTTCTAAACATAATCACCGCTTAATTGATTGATTAATTGGGGCTAATAATGACCATCCAACTTAGGGCTTGGCTATCGCTTAATTTAGATATCCACTTAGAAATTGGATTTAACGATGATACTATAGTATTATCatcctatatttttttaatcaaattttatttattctttgATTCTTGATTACGTGATGGGTTAGTGTATATTGTGGTCAATCAACATCCGGTGTTTTTCAGTAAATTTACGATGTTGTTAGTCAAGGGAATTTATGGTCagaattatttttattggatTTATTTACGAACACTAAGTTTGATCGCGAATGTACAGTGCAAATAATGTAGTATACCTATGAATTGGTGTTATTGATATAAACCTAGTTACTATAACTTgaactaatttattttaatttagatGACTAATCTAGGACGAGGGCATCGCTTTTcaacataaatacataattaCCACTTAATCTATTCTTTTATTCTTGATTACGGATGGTTACTGCTTTGTATTAAACTTCAGGTTGTTGTCACATCACGTATTTTTTACTGTATATACTCATTGAACACTATTTATATGTAACTTGACttgaaaaatatattgaatCAAGCTCAAGGTATATTTATCGAACATTTCAAGGTTCACGAACCTGACCAaactttataaattttgattaaaacTGTGGTgatgaatatattattattttttttatttttattattattgttgttattttctATCACTTTCCATAAAAATTATAtcagttttaccatttttagtagttCACCCAAATATAACAATTTCTAACTATAGAAAatcttaaatatttaaataatactactaacaCTGTTATTCTCTTACTGcacttttttcttctatttcttactttatcaattgtacaACTAAGTTTGTACCATACATAATTATATCTATTTTTGTTGGATGGAAGTAATATTATTGACCGGacttatttaaatatttttgaagtcCCAAAACGATGGTAATCACCGGGTTGATTTCATCGCTTTCGAAGGCGGTAAGGGAATTTTCATTCAATAACTACTTGTTCATAAGTATATTAGCCTAATATACTTTCTTAGGCGCTCTAAGTTCGCATACATAGGCTCGGTTACTATTCATCAATATTTCCACAAACATGTTCAAAGATCAAATAATTGGCCGCATGCCATACATCACACTTACATAGCAACTCATAAAGATTCACAAACACATTTTCATCCTCATAAAGATtcataaaaacacatttcattttccatAAAGATTCATAAAATACATTTTCTTAGAAGCTTCTAGAAACATAGGTATTTACCTCCTTTGCTGCAGTTGAATCTGACGAGTCAAGGTGTTGAGTCCCTTTAAGTTTAACATTTTAGTCATATTCTGGCCTAGTACTATTATCCTAGACTAAGGCTTGAAAGCAAGTTCTTGGGTCCAGAGTGAAAGAACggcgctctgataccactctgtcacgaccacatctccctagtgtTAGTGAGCGCTGCTATATCGTGACTAAAATAGTCTTAAAATAAAGAGATAAACATAAAGGATAAGTCAAATTCAAACATTAGTTTCGAGTGCAAAAGTGGTACACGGTCAAAACGAAAATCAGAGTAAGTTATCTAGGTTTACAAGCTCCTAGTACAGACTTCCTAATGCAGCGGAAGAGACCAAGACAAAGTAGTATGTGTGAAAACACACTACTTTAGGCTACCTATTGCTACTTATTAATACCATTTCCCAACACCTTCGCCTCCTCGTTCAcattcaacctgcacattagaaaagaaacatgctgagctgagtatttgatatactcagtggattTATTGCCAAAAATCATAAGTTTCATTAAAGTTTTGTCAGCCACAGTTGAGTGATCACAAGGTTTTACTTAAAAAGGGTCCGCGTCACTAAAATTCTTTTAGTTCATAAAATTGATTGTGCAATCACATAAATatagataccatatctgaacgtatGTGAACTGGGAATGTCGTCatattccacgacggtcactggacaggccaactcgaaagctagctcacgatctccatatgtgtacactagttcgagtagggtttgcggccctactgggacccgaattcgattaaacatgaTTAGCAAAGCCAAGCAGATAGGTATTCATAAaagcaaaacatggcatgacaaaaacaTGTATAGAAATTTTCACATAAACACTTAAAAGTCACGTTAAAAGAATGCCCACCTCAAAAACTATTTCCTTAGCCGAAAAGTTTCTTGATTTGGTCTTAAACGACGTGCAAAGACGCCCTTTAAAaaaggtactccctccgtccggcattaggagtcccggttgagttgggtgcgggttttaagaaatgtttgaGTATGTAATAATTGGAGTGTGAGATAATGGAATGTGGGACTcatttgcattattatttgctttgttttttggatgtgtttttacatgtgttatttagtgttttattttataatatttttatttcactttttatggaaatgtctAATCGGAACTCCTAatgccggacggagggagtagtacttaaTTAGATTTAAGAAGCCAAGAAATCTTAACGTGAATGCATCCTAAGTGCATGATCATTCTATTCTATTTCCTCATTTCATAGAAAGTCCTtaagtattaattaaatcgagTGATTTAATTTATATGGAGGTTTACAAATTATTCATTTAGTAAAGAGAGTCTTACTTCCTAGGTAAATTATTCAAGCATTAAAATAAAATCCGGGAATTATAATTTATCATGGCAGAAATATTTAGCGAACCATTACTCCTCATCAATTATTCGATCGACTTAGGAGAGCTCATAAACTACATAGGCCACTTGCTCATTTAACTTATTCATTAAGCCCAACAAAAGAATAATTATCCCAACTCCCTTTTTTTATATACTTTCAGGCCCAAGCCCCTAATTTATAGGAGTAGCCCAAATCATCAAATTATTGAGATGgcccaaaataaattaaaggaaacaccatttattttattcaaccCCATTCTCCAACACTCCATTggtctctctctcctctcatTATCCAAAATCCCCAAATTTCTCTTTACTAAGGAAAACCCTAAAATTGGAAGGAAAACAGCGGCGCCTCTCTTCCTCGCCCCGTCCATCTCGCTTTCTCTCTACCGTTCCACCAGGGTCGTCGGGCACCGCCGGCGTTTCCTTCCTCTTTCCGGCGGAGTCACGGTGAGTTCTCGCATTCTCCGTCGAAGTCACCGATAGGGAGAAGGCGTCGCCTTTTTCCTCCAC carries:
- the LOC121780798 gene encoding uncharacterized protein LOC121780798, with product MSQVQFNFDSLNEFHDSVNELLSLPDMKLAVSDRRQEKLADDVSEASLKMADSCAAAKDLILLAKDHLQSLQAAFRRIASAADHAAGSIATHRLPRKHLKKAILKRLDSLKGMERGTFSSSASAAAEEEKENQQSLTAVVRLLAEVRATTTAMVRSLMTLIAIPHPGRKAESGRRDPIFRIKLTRVDSLSVWEKGDVSDVRTMMKRLEEVEVVVDDMAAELDDMFRRLIRTRASLLNIITA